The proteins below come from a single Azospirillum sp. B510 genomic window:
- a CDS encoding electron transfer flavoprotein subunit beta/FixA family protein — translation MKVFVSVKRVVDYNVKIRVKADGTGVETANVKMSMNPFDEIAVEEAVRLKESGKATEVIAVSVGPAQAQETLRTALAMGADRAILVQTDAETQPLAVAKILKALVEKEGPGLVILGKQAIDDDCNQTGQMLAALLGWGQGTFASKVAPADGSVTVTREIDGGLETVELKLPAVVTADLRLNEPRYASLPNIMKAKKKPLDAVTPDALGVDATPRLKTLKVVEPAKRKAGVKVPDVATLVEKLKTEAKVI, via the coding sequence ATGAAAGTGTTCGTTTCAGTGAAGCGGGTTGTAGACTACAACGTGAAGATCCGCGTGAAGGCGGACGGCACGGGCGTCGAGACCGCGAACGTCAAGATGTCGATGAATCCCTTCGACGAGATCGCGGTCGAAGAGGCGGTCCGCCTGAAGGAGAGCGGCAAGGCGACCGAGGTGATCGCCGTGTCGGTCGGCCCGGCCCAGGCCCAGGAGACGCTGCGCACCGCGCTGGCGATGGGCGCCGACCGCGCCATCCTGGTCCAGACCGACGCCGAGACCCAGCCGCTGGCTGTCGCCAAGATCCTCAAAGCTCTGGTCGAGAAGGAAGGCCCCGGCCTGGTCATCCTGGGCAAGCAGGCGATCGACGACGATTGCAACCAGACCGGCCAGATGCTGGCGGCGCTGCTCGGCTGGGGCCAGGGGACCTTCGCCTCCAAGGTCGCGCCGGCCGATGGTTCGGTCACGGTCACCCGCGAGATCGATGGCGGGCTGGAGACGGTGGAACTCAAGCTGCCGGCCGTGGTCACCGCCGACCTGCGCCTGAACGAGCCGCGCTATGCCTCGCTGCCCAACATCATGAAGGCGAAGAAGAAGCCGCTCGATGCCGTGACCCCCGACGCGCTGGGGGTGGACGCGACGCCGCGGCTGAAGACGCTGAAGGTGGTCGAACCGGCCAAGCGCAAGGCCGGCGTCAAGGTGCCCGACGTGGCGACCCTGGTCGAGAAGCTGAAGACCGAAGCGAAGGTGATCTGA
- a CDS encoding universal stress protein, with product MMLRDILVHVDHTAEANVRVGVAARLATAHGARLTGIYVRPALTLPRAAQNFAGPGLQAELERASDELAKKARIAFHKHGGTGDGDLRWLEDTGNPAERIAEQARYYDLAVVGNTETDNTNGRAGDRAILSSGVPVMVVPPRLTRPAVGNRIIVAWNGSREAVRAVHSALPLLRNAGATEIFMVMAQSQAATSPPAGSQLLDFLARHGVTASITVLPFDETHGVSGQVLARLDAFDADLVVMGGFGRSWLREAMIGSTTGILLTRAPVPLFITH from the coding sequence ATGATGCTCAGAGACATTCTCGTTCACGTCGATCACACCGCCGAGGCGAACGTCCGCGTCGGCGTCGCAGCACGCCTCGCGACGGCGCACGGTGCCCGCCTGACAGGGATCTATGTCCGCCCGGCACTGACCCTCCCGCGCGCGGCGCAGAATTTTGCCGGTCCCGGATTGCAGGCCGAATTGGAGCGCGCCAGCGACGAATTGGCCAAGAAGGCGCGCATCGCCTTTCATAAGCATGGCGGAACCGGCGATGGGGACCTGCGCTGGCTGGAGGATACGGGCAATCCAGCCGAACGAATCGCGGAACAAGCGCGCTACTACGATCTCGCCGTGGTCGGCAACACCGAGACGGACAACACAAACGGCCGTGCCGGGGACCGCGCCATCCTCTCCTCCGGCGTGCCCGTCATGGTGGTGCCTCCCCGCCTGACACGCCCTGCCGTCGGCAACCGGATCATCGTCGCCTGGAACGGCAGCCGCGAAGCGGTGCGCGCGGTTCACAGTGCCCTCCCCCTGCTCCGCAACGCAGGCGCCACTGAGATTTTCATGGTCATGGCGCAAAGCCAGGCGGCGACATCCCCGCCGGCTGGCAGCCAGTTGCTGGACTTCCTCGCTCGGCACGGTGTAACGGCTTCGATCACTGTACTGCCGTTCGACGAAACCCACGGTGTCAGCGGCCAGGTTCTGGCGCGTCTCGATGCGTTCGACGCAGATCTCGTGGTCATGGGCGGCTTCGGCCGCTCATGGCTGCGGGAAGCAATGATCGGCAGTACGACAGGCATCCTGCTGACTCGCGCGCCGGTACCATTGTTCATAACGCATTGA
- a CDS encoding electron transfer flavoprotein subunit alpha/FixB family protein, which yields MAILVIAEHDAASLKPATLNAIAAAVKLGGDIHVLVAGQGAGAAAQAAAKVAGVAKVLVADDAAYAHQLPEDVAPLAVSLVKAGGYGHVVAPATSAGKNVAPRVAALLDVQAISDITGVVSPDTFERPIYAGNAIATVQSSDAVKVVTVRATAFEAAAAEGGSASVEKVAAAGASGLSRFVSAELTKSARPELTAAKIVISGGRGMQSGDNFPLLEAVADKLGAAVGASRAAVDAGFVPNDYQVGQTGKIVAPDLYIAVGISGAIQHLAGMKDSKVIVAINKDEEAPIFQVADYGLVADLFKAVPELKDAL from the coding sequence ATGGCTATTCTCGTCATTGCCGAGCACGATGCCGCTTCGCTGAAGCCCGCCACGCTCAACGCCATCGCCGCCGCCGTCAAGCTGGGCGGGGACATCCATGTGCTGGTCGCCGGCCAGGGGGCCGGGGCCGCCGCCCAGGCCGCCGCCAAAGTGGCTGGCGTCGCCAAGGTGCTGGTCGCCGACGATGCCGCCTATGCCCACCAGTTGCCGGAGGATGTCGCTCCGCTGGCGGTCTCGCTGGTCAAGGCCGGCGGCTACGGCCATGTGGTGGCTCCCGCCACCTCGGCGGGCAAGAACGTCGCGCCGCGGGTCGCGGCTCTGCTGGACGTGCAGGCGATCTCCGACATCACCGGCGTGGTCTCGCCCGATACCTTCGAGCGGCCGATCTATGCCGGCAACGCGATCGCCACGGTGCAGTCGTCGGATGCGGTGAAGGTGGTCACCGTCCGCGCCACCGCGTTCGAGGCGGCCGCGGCCGAGGGCGGTTCGGCTTCGGTGGAGAAGGTGGCGGCGGCCGGGGCCTCGGGCCTGTCGCGCTTCGTCTCGGCGGAGCTGACCAAGTCGGCGCGGCCGGAACTGACGGCGGCGAAGATCGTGATCTCGGGCGGGCGCGGCATGCAGTCGGGCGACAATTTCCCCCTGCTGGAGGCGGTGGCCGACAAGCTGGGGGCGGCGGTGGGCGCCAGCCGCGCGGCGGTCGACGCCGGGTTCGTGCCGAACGACTATCAGGTCGGGCAGACCGGCAAGATCGTGGCCCCGGACCTCTACATCGCGGTCGGCATCTCCGGCGCGATCCAGCATCTCGCCGGCATGAAGGACAGCAAGGTCATCGTCGCCATCAACAAGGACGAGGAGGCGCCCATCTTCCAGGTCGCCGACTATGGTCTGGTCGCCGACCTGTTCAAGGCGGTGCCGGAGCTGAAGGACGCCCTTTAA